Genomic window (Pseudomonas hydrolytica):
AAGACCTGCTGGGTGAGATTCAGGAGAGCTTTCTCGACGGCGAGGGCGAGCTGCCTGCGGTAGGCGAGATCGCTCCGCTATTCGCCGGCCGCGTCGACGAAGCGGTGCTCTACTGCGTGCGCGCGGCGCTGCAGGCCGAGTTCGAGCTGTGAGTCGGCGTGCCGGAATGGTGCTGGCGGCACGGCGATGACGCAGCTAAGGTGTGGGGCAGACCGCCACTGAACGAGGTAACGGTGCGCACTTATCACGCCTGGCTAGATGACGTTCGCCCCAGCCCCTATGCCGACCAGCTCAGCCTGGGGTTCCGTTGGTTGCGCTTCTCCCGTGTACTGGAGCGCGAATACCGCACCCATTTACTGGACGAGAGCTTCGAGCTCAAGCGCATCGCGCTCAGCACGGCGATGGTCATCTGGCTGGCCCTTGCCGCGCTGGACCTGATGCTGGTGCAGCCGCCCCATCTGGGGTGGATTCTGGCCGTGCGCGTGCTGGTACTGGTCATTCTGGTGGGCTGTGGCGGCCTGATCCTGCAGCGCCGGTACATCCGCCTGCTCTTGCCGCTGAGCATGGCCTGCATCCTCGCCCTGGGTATTGGGGCTGCGGTGATCGTCGGCATCGCCCATGACGCCGACCCCAGCTATCCGTACGAGGGGCTGCTGCTGGTGAGCATGGCCGCCTATTTCCTCGTCGGCCTGCGCCTGAGCGAGGCGCTCGGCTGTGCCCTGGCGGTACTGCTGGCCTACATCGGCGCCGAGTGGCTTGCTGGCCTGCCGCTACCGCGGTTGATCAACAATGTGCTGTTCCTGCTGTTCGGCAACCTGATCGGGGCGGTGGGCTGCTACCTGCTCGAATACAAGTCGCGCGAGTACTTTCTCATCAGCCGGCTGATGCGCCTGCTGGCCGACCGCGACAGCCTCACCGGCCTGCACAACCGGCGCAGCTTCAACCGCCAGTTCGAGCGTCTGTGGCGCCAGGCGCAGCGCGATGGGCAGTCGCTGGCACTGCTGCTCTGCGACATCGACCACTTCAAGGCTTACAACGATCACTATGGCCATCAGGCCGGTGACACCGCGCTGCAGCGGGTGGGGGCGCTGATCGAGCAGGCCGCCCGGCGCCCGCTGGACATGGGGGTGCGTCTGGGCGGCGAGGAGTTTGCCCTGCTGTTGTTCGATATCGGTCCCGACGAGGCCAGGCAGCGCGCCGAGGCGTTGCGTCAGGCACTGGAGGCGGCCGGGATTCCGCACCAGAGTTCCGACAGTGCAGCGGTGCTGACCATGTCCATCGGCGTCGCCTGCCTCAGCCCCGGCACCGAGGGCGAGTTGAGCCAGATCTACGAGCAGGCGGACCGTGCCCTGTACGAGGCCAAGGCGTTCGGGCGTAACCAGGTGGCGGCCTGACGCCATCGCGTTCGTGAGCGGGACGTAACGGGGCGTCTTGGTCGCATCCTGAAACGCTCGGCCACAATCTGGGCTTGCTCTATGCAAAGGGTTATGGCTAGCTACCTAATAATTAGTTTTTGACCTTTGTATGAGTCCGCTTGCCCATGTCCTACCCCGATCAACACCGCTTCGCCATGCAAGTCGCCCAACTCTCCCGTGCCTGGCGCTCCGAACTCGACCGGCGCCTGGTCGGCCTCGGCCTGTCCCAGGCGCGCTGGCTGGTGCTGCTGCACCTGGCGCGATTCACCGAGATGCCGACCCAGCGCGAATTGGCGCAGAGCGTGGGGGTCGAAGGGCCTACCCTAGCGCGGTTGCTCGACAGTCTCGAGACTCAGGGGCTGGTGACGCGCGTCGCCGTGCCGGAGGACCGCCGGGCCAAGAAGATCGCCCTGCAGCCCAAGGCGCAGCCGCTGATCGAGAAGATCGAGGCGATCTCCACCCAGCTGCGTCAGGAAGTGTTCGCCGGCATCGACGAGGAAGATCTGCGGCGCTGTCAGCAGGTACACGCCAGGGTGTTGGGCAACCTGCTGAAGTAACTTCACCTTAGCGATGTCAATTTTTCGGCCGGTTCTCGGTCGTTCGTCTTTTTTCGTCCAAATTTTGACTGTCAAGCCTTGATGGCATTATGACTTCATCGGCAAACTAGCGACCAGTCCGCTACTTTGTGAATTAGTAGCCATAATGCAATACGAGCCGGCCCCGACAGGGACTTCGTCACCGCGCTCGGCCCTTTGTTCAGGGCGCCAGCCTCCCGGCCATGGGATGCTCATACAGGAAGTTGAGGAGGCGGCGTTCGAGCCTGGAAAACCCTGGAGGTCACATGGCTCGGGTGCGTCAGTTGATGTTGGGTTTGGCGTCGGGTTCTGCGCTCTATTCGGGCATGGCGCCGGCGCTCGGGTTGGGTGAGATCACCCTGCATTCGGCGTTGAATCAGCCTTTCGAAGCCGAGATCGAGTTGCTTGAGGTCGGCGATCTCGGTGCGCAGGATCTGCGCGTGGGACTGGCACCGGCCGAAGTCTTCAGTCGCTCGGGTGTCGAGCGCTTCTATTTTCTCAACGACCTGCGTTTCACGCCCTTGCTGCGCGGCACGCGCAGCGTGATCCGGGTGGTTTCCAGTCGCCCGGTACGTGAGCCCTATCTGAATTTCATCGTCGAAGTGGCGCGCCCGGGTGGTCAGCTGCTGCGCGAGTACACCGTGCTGCTCGATCCGCCGGGCTCGTCTGCCTACACCGCCGTGGCGGCCTCCAATGCAGCGGCGCCCACGCAGTCAAGCAGTGCTGCAGCGCCGGCTGCTGCTCCGGTCAGAAGCGTCACTGCCCCCAGCGCTGCGCAAGGGCATCGCCATCAGGTGGTTCGTGGCGACAGCCTGTGGTCGATTGCGGCTCGACTCCGCGAGCAGGGCAGTACGCTGTCGCAGCAGGCGCTGATGGAGGGCATCCTCGCCCTCAATCCGAGCGCCTTCGCGGGGGGCGATCCCAGCCGCCTGCAGGCCGGCGCACAGCTGTTGCTGCCCGATGCCGCCCGTGCGAGCGCTGCAGCCCCGGTTGCCGCCCAAGCCCCTGCCGCGGCGGAGCCGGTGGTCGAGCCTGCAAGTGCACCGCTGGCGGCGCAGGAATCGACTCCAGAACAGACGGAAAGCCTGCAGCAGTTGCTTGAGAGACAGCGCCAGGTCGATCTGGAGCTGGCCAACCAGGCCGCCGAGAACCTGCAGCTGCAGCAGGGCCTGGCGCAACTGCAACTGCAGCTGCAGCAACTGCAGGAACAACTGGTACAGAAGGACGCGCAACTGGCCGAGCTGACGCAGCAGAGCAGCGCCGCAGCACCGGCGCAACCGCCTGCTGTCGTCACCGAACCCGTTTCGCAGCCCGCGGCCGCCGAGCGTAGCGGATTCTCCCTGTTGCTGGCCGGGGGCGTGGCGTTGTTGCTGTTGTTGCTCGGCGCCATGCTCTGGGCCGCGCGCCGACGCGACAAGGCCGGGCCGGTGGTTCAGGTGCAGCCCAAGGCGCAGCGACAGGCCCCGGCACCCCAGGCGCGGGCCGCGGCCGTTGCGACGCCTGAGTCGGAGTCGGAACCTGAGCCGGTGGCGGTGGTTGCGCCTGTTGCCAGGCCGGCGCCCGCTGTGCAGCGGGCGCCGGGTCCGGTCGATCCGCTGGAGGCGGCCAATGTCTACATCGCCTATGGCCGCATCAACGAGGCGCGTGGCGAGCTGAGCAAGGCGCTGACCCTGGAGCCGCAGCGCAGCGATCTGCGTTTCCGCCTGCTGGAGGTGCTGGCGCAGCTCGGCGATGGCGCAGGCTTTGCCCGCGAGGAGGCCGTGCTGCGTGCCGAAGGCTTCGACGAGGCGCGCATCGATGCGCTCAAGGCTCGCCATCCCGGCTTGCACCATGCGGAGCCGTTCCAGGCCAGCGAGCCCGAGGTGCAGCAGCCATTGGCCCAGGCGCAGCCCGTTGCCGAGCCCGATTTCCAGCTCAACCTCGACGACCTGTCGCTGGATGCCGACTGGGACCTGGTCAGCCCGTTCCCTGCGGCGCGCAGCAAGCCCAAGGCCGCTGCCCAGCCCGAGTTCGATCCGTCTTTCTCCAGCAATCTGCAGGAGTTGCCGGAGGTGTTCGAGATGCCCGACGAAGGCGGTGGTCTCAGCGCCTTCGGCGAGATGGAGATGGTGCTCACGGATGAGGCGCTGGACGACAACTTCCTCGACGCCTTCGCCGGTGAAGCCGATGCCACCGCGGCCCTGCAGGGTGACATCGACCAGTTGGCGGGCAATCCCCAGCACATGGCCAAGCTCAACCAGGCTCTGGCCTACATCCAGCAGGGCGATCTGGCCACTGCCTGCGACATCCTCAACGAAGTGATCGATCAGGGTGATGACGAGCAGAAGCGGGCCGCGCGCCAGCTCCTCGCAGAAATCGCCTGACCGCGGTCGCCGAGCCCTTCACCCAGGCCGCGCCATGCGCGGCCTGGGCGTTTCAGGCGGGCTGAGCTTTCGGCCGGCAGCCTCAGAAACTCTTGCCGAGGTTGAGATACAGCGCCTTTTCCCGCTCGTCGTTGAAGCCATAGCTGAAGTTCAGCGGTCCCAGCGGCGTGTCCAGGCCGAGGAAGATGCTCGCCGCGTTGATGTAGCCGCTGTCGAAGGCATTGTCGTTGTTCCAGGCCCGGCCGCGTTCCAGCGACATGCCCAGGTACAGGGGGAAGTCCAGCGGCAGCAGAGAACGCTGGGTCAGTCGGCGGTAATAGACCATTCGCGCCAGGGCCACGTTCTGACCGCTCAGCGCGTCCTGGCGAAAGCCTGACAGCTCCTGCGCACCGCCGAGGACGAAGCCCGAGGTGACGACATCCGCCTCGTCCAGGGTGCGTCCGTAGCGACCGCCCAGCACCCAGGTATTGGCCTCTACGCTGAACACCTTGCTCAGTTCCAGCTGCCATTGGCGGTACTCGTCGTCCGCGCCCAGGCCGCTGTCGTACTGGCGCAGCAACAGACCGATGTCTTCACCGCGGCGTGGGAAGTCGAGGTTGTCGAGGGTGTCGAAGGAGTACTTCAGCTCGTAGTAGCCCTCGCTGAAACTGAAGCTGGGCAGATCGCGCTCGCCCACGCGCACGTCCGCCTCGCCCCATGCCTGGCCGATGCCGAAGCGGATCTCGCCGTTGTTGGCGATCTGCCGGCCGAGGTTGAGGCCGTAGCCGTAGCGCTCCAGGCGGTACTCGGCGATGGGGTCGTTGTCCACTATGGCTTCGATGTTCTGCGCCTCACCGAACAGATAGGGCGCGGCGAAGTAGCGCGAACCGGCGTCCAGCGGCTGATAGAACTCGCTGTACAGCTCCTGACGGTCGCCGAGCTGCAGGCGAGTCAGCCATTCGGCTCCCAGTTCGTTGATGCCGTTGACGCGGTAACTGGCGCCAATGTTGAAAGTGCTGTCGCCGCGCATGTCATCGGACAGGTTCAGGCCCAGGCGCAGGTAGTCGGTGCCGGTGCGCTTGCCGCGCGCATCGATCACCAGCGCACTGCCGCGTTCATCCAGCGGCGCCACGCGATACTGCACGCGCTCGAAGTAATCCAGGCCGTACAGCGTGCCCATGTCTTTCTGCAGTCGCTCCACATCCAGCGGCTCGTCCAGTGGCTGACGGATGTGCCGGCGGATCACCGCATCTCCGACCTTGGAGTCGTTCTCCACGCGGATTTCCCGGATCACCGGCGTGCGCTGCTCGCGCGAGCGCGCCATGGCCAGCGCCGGGCTGCCGGCCGTGCTGCTCTGCAGGCGCGCCAGACGCTCGGCCTGGATCTGCGTGGCCCGGTAGCCGGCCTCGATCATCTGCTCGGCACGGTCGAAGTCGGCCACGCCGAAGCCCGCCAGCGGCGGCTGGATCAGCACGTCGTCGGTCTCCAGCGTGCCGAGCTGTGCCTCGGAGTTCTTGCGCATCATCAGGTTGATCGACTGGTTCATCACGTCGACCACGGTGAGCAGGTCCTTGGCTGGTTTCAGCGGCATGCCGAGGTCGACCACTATGACCCGATCCACCCCCATCTGCCGCGCCACGTCGATCGGCACGTTGTTGACCATGCCGCCGTCCACCAGCAGACGGCCGTCCAGCTCCACCGGGGCGAACACCGCGGGGATCGACATGCTGGCGCGCATCACCTGGGGCAGGTGGCCGGTGCGCATGATCACCTGCTCGCCGGTAACCACATCGGTGGCCACGGCGCGGTAGGGGATGGGTAACTGATCGAAGTCGCGGGTCGCGCTGCGATGCACCATCAGGCTTTCCAGCAGCAGCGCCAGGTTCTGCCCCTGGATGACCCCCAGGGGCAGTCCGAGGCTGCCATCATCGCGGAAGCTGAGCTTCTGCTTGACCAGGAAATCGCGGTCGTCCTGCTTGCGGCGAAAGGGTATGTCCTCACGTGGCGGCGAGTCCGACAGGGCCTGTTGCCAGTCCAGTTCCAGGGCCAGGCGCTCCAGTTCCGCCACCGAATAGCCGGCCGCGTACAGACCGCCGACGATGGCGCCCATGCTGGTGCCGGCGATGGCGTCGATGCGCAGACCCTGTTCCTCCAGGGCCTTGAGCACGCCGATATGTGCCAGGCCGCGGGCGGCGCCACCAGAGAGCACCAGGCCGACGCGCTCGCTGGCGATGGTGGGCAGGCTGGACAGGGCGAGCAGGCAGATCAGCGAACAGAGCAGGCGGCGCATGGCGGTTTCCGGCAGGGGCAGGACGAAAGGCGGCTATTATAGGCGCCACGCCCCAGTCCAGAGCCCTAGCCATGCCTGATCAGAAGCCCGAAATCGTCATCACGTATTGCACTCAATGCCAATGGTTGCTGCGCGCTGCCTGGCTGGCCCAGGAGCTGCTCAGCACCTTCGCCGACGAGCTGGGCAAGGTCAGCCTGGAGCCGGGCACCGGCGGCGTGTTTCGCATTCTCTGCGATGGCGTGCAGGTCTGGGAGCGCAAGGCTGATGGTGGCTTCCCGGAGGCCAAGGTGCTCAAGCAGCGCGTGCGCGACCAGATCGACCCGTCCCGCGACCTCGGCCATAACGACAGGTAGGGTGCGCTGTGCGCACCATGGCCTCTCGGGCGCATAGACCGGAGGCGCCCCTCACCCTCAACGCGCCATACGCGCCGACACGAAGATCGCACCGACGATCAGCACGCCGCCGGCCAGCATGCGCAGGGTCGGTTGTTCGCTGAACAGCCACCAGGCGAAGAGGATGCCGTAGACCGGCTCCAGGGCGAAGATCACCGCCGTGGTGCGCGCCTTGAGCACACGCAGGCTGGCGACGAACAGGCTGTGGGCCAGGCCCGTGCAGAAGATCCCGAGCATCGCCAGCCACAGCCAGTCCATCGGTCGCACGCTGGGCAGCAGCGGCCAGGCCAGCGGCATGAAGCAGACGAACACCGTGAGGTTCTGATACAGCGCCGCCTGTACCGGGTCGAGGCCGCGCGTACTGGCGCGGTTGAGCAGTGACAGCAGGGCGAACAGGAAGCCGGATAGGACCGCCCACAGCAGCCCGCCGGTGGCGGTGCTGGCAAGACTGAATTCCGGGGTGACCAGCACCAGCCCCAGGCAGACCACGCCGACCATGGCGAACTCCATGGGACGCGTTCGCTCGCGAAACAGCAGCCCTTCCAGCAATACGGTGAACGCCGGGAAGCTGGCGAAGCCGAGGGTGGCGATGGCCACGCCGGCGACCTTGACCGCTTCGAAGAAGGTCACCCAGTGCGCGCCCAGGAGCAGCCCGCCGATGGCCAGCAGGGCGACCTGGCGCAGGTTCGGGCGTAGCGCGTTGCGATTGCGCCAGAGCACGGCCGTCAGGCCCAGGGCGAGGATGGCGAATAGCGCCCGGCCGCCGGCGATCATGTTCGGGGTGGTGGCTGCCAGCTTGCCGAAGATGCCCGACAGACCGAACAGCAGGGCACCGAGGTGAATTGCCAGCAGGGCATTACGTTCCTTCATGCCAGGCGCGCCCCGTTGGGCAGCGGCCTGTCGAAACCGGCGAGCACGACGCGCTGTTCGCTGTCGTAGACCCCCGTCACCAGGATTTCCGAACGTACGCCGGCGATGCGCTTGGGCGCGAAATTACACACGCACAGCACCTGGCGGCCCGGCAGTTCGTCGCAGCTGTAGTGAGCGGTGAGCTGGGCGCTGGAGGTCTTGAGGCCCAGCTCGCCCAGGTCCACCTCCAGCACGTAGGCCGGCTTCACGGCCTTCTCATTGGGGCGAGCGCTGCGAATGGTGCCGACGCGCAGCTCCACCTTCTCGAAATCCTGCCATTCGATGGTTTGCATGGGATGCTCCTTGTTGATGCGGCGCAGTCTAGGTGCCGCAGACCCGAGCTGTCTGTCGCGGGAGTGATGAGTTTTGTCGCAAGGCTCTCGGCAGCGCGCAGGGTGCGCCGCGCGCACCAAGGCCAACCGATCGTTCCGGTGCGCGCCCATGCCTCCAGGACTACCTTCGGTGCGCACGGCGCACCCTACACAGGAGTCGGAGGCGCCGATAGGCAACTAGCGGCCGCGGCGCAACTGTCGCGGGGTCATGCCCAGGTGGCGGGAGAGGGCGGCGGTAAAGGCGCTCTGCGAGGCGTAGCCGACCCGCGCCGCCACCTCGCCGACGGGCAGGTCACTGTCCAGCAGCAGGCGTTCGGCCAGGCGCAGGCGCTGCAGGCGCAGATGCTCCATGGGCGTGCGCCCGGTCTCGGCGAGAAAGCGCGCGTGAAAGCGCGCCACCGAAAGGCCGGCCAGACGGGCCAGGTCGGCGACCTGCAGTGGGCGCGCGGCATGCTGCTCGATATAGCTGTCCAGCGCCGCCAGCGGCAGGCCGCCGGGCTGCACGTGCTGCCCGCCACAGGCCAGGCTGCCGAGCAGCAGCGCCGCGCCCTGGTTGGCGATCACCGGGTCGTTGATCGGGCTGCTGGCGAGCCAGCTGAGCAGCTGGCCCTGCACGGGATCGAGTTGCATCGCCCGTGGCTTGTCCAGCAGGCGCTGGATACTGTCGGCATGGTGGCCGAGTTGCCGTTCGAGCCAGTCGTTGGCCGGCAGGTCCAGCACCAGGCACTGACTGCCGCGCGGGCTGCCGCAGGCATGGCGAGCCTCGGCCGGTACCACGGCCAGCTGGTGGCGCAGTACTCGGCTGCCCTGATCGGCCACCTCGAACTGCAGCTCGCCGGCCAGGCCGAACACCAGCTGGGCGTGGTCGTGGCTATGGCAGAGCACTTCGTGGCTGTAATGACGCAACGACAGGATCGGGGGCATGGCGGCTTCCTCGGCAACCGTCGCAGTGTACCGTCTGGCCAGGGTTCCGCGCTGCGTCATCGAATCGTCGTTGCATTGTCACAAGCCTTTCACCGCTACGCCTCAAGCTCGTCTAAACCCAGCCGGAGGCCGCCCATGACCAGCGCCCAGCTCGCCAAGCCCACCCGCAAGCAACGTGTCCGCACCCTGTGGATCTCCGACGTGCACCTCGGCACCCGCGACTGTCAGGCCGAGCACCTGGCGGCCTTCCTCAAGCGCTATCACGCCGACCGCATCTACCTGGTGGGTGACATCATCGACGGCTGGAAGCTGCGCGGCGGCATCTACTGGCCGCAGGCGCACACTAACGTGATCCGCCGTCTGCTGACCATGAGCAAGCGCGGCACCGAGGTGATCTACGTCACCGGCAACCACGACGAGTTCCTGCGCCGCTATTCCAGCCTGATGCTGGGCAACATCCAGCTGGTCGACGAGGCCGAGCACGTCACCGTCGACGGCCGCCGCCTGCTGGTGATCCATGGCGACCAGTTCGACGTGATCACCCGCTACCACCGCTGGCTGGCCTTTCTCGGCGACTCGGCCTACGAATTCACCCTGACCCTCAACCGCTGGCTCAACCACTGGCGCAGCCGCTGGGGCTATGGCTACTGGTCGCTGTCGGCCTACCTCAAGCACAAGGTCAAGACCGCGGTGAACTTCATCAGCGACTTCGAGGAGGCCATCGCCCACGAATGCGTCAAGCGCGGCCTGCAGGGCGTCGTGTGCGGTCACATCCACCACGCCGAGATCCGCCAGGTCGGCGGGGTGGAGTACATGAACTGCGGCGACTGGGTGGAGTCCTGCACGGCGCTGATCGAGCACTGGGACGGGCAGATCGAGCTGTATCGCCTGGCCGAGGCGCAGGCGCGCCTGGTCGGTGAGGAACAGGCCGCTGCCGTGCTCGAGACCGGCGCATGAGGATACTGATCGTCTCCGACGCCTGGTCGCCGCAGGTCAATGGCGTGGTCACCAGCCTGGCTGCCCTGGTGCGCGAGCTGCGCGGCCTGGGTCATCAGGTCAAGCTGCTGTCGCCGGCGGATTTTCGTTCAGTGCCCTGTCCGACCTATGCGGAGATCCCGCTAGTGTGGGATCTGTGGCGGGTCGGCGCGGCGATTCGCGACTTTCGCCCCGACTGCGTGCATCTCGCGACCGAAGGGCCGCTGGGCTGGGCGGCGCGCAACTGGTTGAACAAGCGCGGCCTGGCGTTCTCCAGCGCCATCCATACCCGCTTTCCCGAGTACGTCAGCACACGCTGGCCGTGGATCGCACCGCGCTGGGGCTACGCCTACCTGCGGGCCTTCCACCGCACCAGTCAGGCGGTACTGGTAACCACCGAGCGCCTGCGCGAGGAGTTCGCCGGCTGGCACCTGCAACGCCTGCAGCTGTGGCGCAAGGGGGTCGATACCACCTTGTTTCGTCCCGAGCAAAGCCGCCCACGGCCGCCGCATCCGGTGTTTCTCTACGTCGGGCGTATCGCCCCGGAGAAGAACCTCGAGGCCTTTCTCGATCTGCAGCTGCCCGGCGAGAAGCGTGTGGTCGGTGATGGTCCGCAGCGCGAGGCGCTGCAGCTGCGCTATCGGCAGGTACGCTTTCTCGGTTATCGCCATGGCCAGGCGTTGGTCGAGGCCTATCAGGATGCGTCGGTACTGGTTTTCCCCTCGCGCACCGATACCTATGGTCTGGTGATGCTCGAGGCGCTGGCCTGCGGCACGCCGGTGGCGGCCTTCCCGGTGGCCGGGCCGCTGGATGTGCTGCAACAGGGCGTCAGTGGGGTGCTGGATGACGATCTGGGCGCGGCCTGCCTGGCGGCGCTGGAACTGGATCGGGCGCGCTGCGCCGAGCTGGCGGCTGCGCAGTCCTGGCGGGCTTCGGCGCTGGAGTTCCTGGCCCTGCAGCCGCTGATCGACGGCGAGCCGGCGGCGCTGGGCGAGGCGTTGGTGGACAGTCGGTAGCGGGTTTTCCCTGTGTGCACGGCGCATCCTGCGCGAGCGTGCTCCGCGCGAACCTTACAGAATGACCTTGTCGCGCAGCTTCTCGGCGGCCTGGTTGAGCGCCTGGATCACCCGTTCCTTGTCGAAGTTCTGGATGCCGTTGGTGTCCAGATACATGGAGAAGCCCGGCAGCTCGTGCTCGACGTAGCTGGAGGTGGCGCCCAGGTCGCGGCGGAAGTCCACCACCTGGTAGATCTGCACCGGACGGGTGAAGCCCTTGACGGTGATCTGGCCCTTGTCGCGGCACATGATCACGTCCTTGACCAGCGAATAGGTCTCGTGGGAGATGAGGATCTCGCCGGCCTCGGCGGCGCTTTCCAGGCGGCTGGCGAGGTTCACGTCGCGGCCGATGATGGTGTAGTCCATGCGCGTGTCGGCGCCGAAGTTGCCCACGGTGCAGTAGCCGGTGTTGAGGCCCATGCGGATTTCCAGCGGCTTGGTGATGCCCTGGGCGCGCCACTGCTGGCGCAGCACCTTCATGTGCTTGCGCATGGCGATGGCCATGGAAACCGCGGCCACCGCATCCTTCTTGGCGCCCTGGCTGGAGGGGTCGCCGAAGAACACCATGACGCTGTCGCCGATGAACTTGTCGATGGTGCCGCCATACTTCAGGCAGATCTTCGACATCTCGTTGAGGTAGGTGTTGAGTAGATCGGTCAGGGCCTCGGCTTCCAGCTCCTCCGACAGCTCGGTGAAGCCCTTGATGTCGGAGAAGAACACCGTCAGCTTCTTGCGCTGGGTTTCCAGACGCACGCTCTTCTTGCCGGTGAAGATCGACTCCCACACCTGCGGCGACAGGTACTTGGCCAGGTTGCGCGCCAGTCGCGCGGCCTTTTCCTGCTCGCGCTTGATCTCGCTGCGTACCTGGGCCAGGCGCAGGCCCTGCTGGTTGACGAAGTAGGC
Coding sequences:
- a CDS encoding adenylate/guanylate cyclase domain-containing protein — translated: MKSVTLSRANGLPTPPLREYYSRVLAYIATAASVAAGTYVGHFTYDILWMVPYALLYPHLAHNLSRRFKRDHPQQTDLALLFIDALHAGAASVLLGFSTVPSLMFLLTLSFSALVIGGLRYLGLALLVAASAMALCAAVVEVQPHTETPTLVALVSILFATLYICITAYFVNQQGLRLAQVRSEIKREQEKAARLARNLAKYLSPQVWESIFTGKKSVRLETQRKKLTVFFSDIKGFTELSEELEAEALTDLLNTYLNEMSKICLKYGGTIDKFIGDSVMVFFGDPSSQGAKKDAVAAVSMAIAMRKHMKVLRQQWRAQGITKPLEIRMGLNTGYCTVGNFGADTRMDYTIIGRDVNLASRLESAAEAGEILISHETYSLVKDVIMCRDKGQITVKGFTRPVQIYQVVDFRRDLGATSSYVEHELPGFSMYLDTNGIQNFDKERVIQALNQAAEKLRDKVIL